cgacattttgcagtGGTTATACATGCATAAGACATGGCTTACGGTCATATGTATCACACCGTTGTGCAGGCAAAATCTTGCATAAAAATCAGCTGTTTTCTCCCGATTAAGCTAATTGTCTCATACAATGATAATCATGTGATCTGaggctttctttttttctggcTCAGGCGTGTATACTGCTGTTCTGCTCGGCGGTGACGGAAGGCGGCAACTTCGTTTCGCGCAGCGGCCGGAATGTTTGCGCTTTCCGGCCGGAGGGCATAACATGTCACTTTCCGATCGCTTTGGCAAATGAAATGGTATACGCGCCACGGCCGGAATAAAGAATGCTCAGATCGCATGTTTgccatttttttacaatacacGTGCGATCCGAGACATTCTTTATGTATCCGGCCTAGGtgcgtaatatactattacacACGTTTTCGATTACTTTACCACACCGATAGACTGTACAAAATGGTGTAACTAATTGTTATACATTGTTGCAACAATAGATAATACGATGTTTAGAGTTTATCGGtatagttaaataataaaaaatgtgtgTAGGAGGATTTTGTGCAGTAAATGTTTGTGTACACTTTTTATGTGCACAGAACACTGATATGTATGTAGAGTTTTTGTCCAGGCGCATACTAGTTTGCAAAACATATCGACATTAACATTCATTCCTCGTTCATCACCCGAGGTGTACATTTCTAGGTATATGCAGCGCGCCTGCGCAGTGTCGATGGAAGTAATGGTCGTGATTTTTCGGAACGACCCAATCAGAGCCGCGCTGCAACACCCCCAACTCGGTGTGACCTGACGAGGCAGAGGGTAGGGATGCCTGCAGTATAAATACTGCACCGATCCATTCGTTTCCGTTTCGCTCTAACAAACGTCTCGGCCTCGATTTCTCGCTTGTAGAGCAATTAGAAGCTCATCCGCAGTGACAAAGTGCTATAACAGTTTCGATCAACGACGATGTCTCAAATTAAGCGCAAGACGAATTTTTATTCGGAGGAGACTGAGAATACAATTCTCCAGGAAATGGAGGAGGGCAAGACTTTGGCGCTGGTGGCGCGCGAAAACGGCATCAGAGAGTCGACGATCCACGGATGGCAGGACAAGAGAGCACAGTCTGGCGTAAACGCCAAATTAGTAAAGGCCAAAAGAAGGCTGAATTACGCGTCTCAATGCAGAGATGACAAGGCAGACGCTGCATCAACGTCGCCGATTCCAGGCGATCAGCCAACATCAGCCTCAACGGCTAAATCCTCGCTCATCCAGGAACAATCTACAAATCGTAAGTTGCAAAAGCTCTTTCAATTATCCAACTCTCTTTTCCTATAAATAAcactaattttttaatttttatttctttcaagTTTGGGAAGCAGAGATCAACGGGCTTGTTGCCCTTTACAAACTGAAACATGGAGATGACAAGTACCTTCCAAAATACATCGCAAATTTGTGGCACCACCCGCGTTTCAAGAATAGCTCAGTATAATTCGACGCTCCTAACGAAGACTGGCCTAGGTGTGCTTTTCTGCTCGACGATGCCGGAAATAAGCGGCAACTTCGTTTTGCGCAGCGGCCAGAAAGTTTGCGCTTTTCATACACGAGATATAGACTGTCCAACTTTTTCCTCGCTAGGCCCGTAATCTACTATTTTGTAATACATGCAcgatttttgcgtttttctcACCTATTAAGCGGGCGTAAAGTACTAGTTTTTGCCCGCTGACGAAATTTTCAGTTTATGagtcatattttaaaaacttagaaaattttgaaatttcccGCTTTATAGCcatgaaaaacgcgaaaatccaTACTTGGGTCAGAAAAACTATGTTGTACACGAAGGGCTAAGTGAGCTTTTTGACCTTGCGTGGTTTGCAGTACTTCTCTTCGGCTCGGAGACACACACTCGCTTTTGattcgtactgcaaactccactcTCGGTCTAAAAAAGCTCAATTTTTGCCCTTggttcaaaataattataatgtataaatatGTAAGGTACAAAATAACTAGAATGTATTCGTGGAGGGTTTGCGCggtgttaaaaaattaattaaataatataaacaaaCAATCAATGAATTATAttgcttttttaattatataccCTTATATAACACCGTAATTTTGCTTTTCTATAATATGCAGACCAGATTATTGGtgcaatataaaaatttacaaatgtTTCGCAAGATTTATAAGATCAAGTTTACAGTATGCTTTTTGACATAATGAAGCTACCGCACCGCCTGAcaaattttaatcaatatatataatatttttcatcctGAATACTGACTTTGACCAAAAATATTCTGGGAACTATTGGGAGTATAAAGTTAATTCGTGGTCAGAAAAATGGCGGCGACAAAGTCTCTTACGTACGTACAATTACGTTCTTAATCTTATTGTTACGTGAATGCGCTACTCAAGCTGATGTCACTTATCAAAAACTTATagaaaagtaaataattattaataaccgCCTATCTGTTGTGCCCAGTACTGTAATAATTTGAAAGCTACATCTATAATACTTATTACTTATGTTGTGCCGCAATTAGTACATTCTACGATCTTAACATTAAAATCGCAATTTCGCAAGAACACAAACATATtcaaggggtcaagcctgggttaaatgctgcaaaaaacaaaaagatattcttcttagcaaaaagttttttatttgatgtaactaggaatgaaggcgcgcttcgcgtgTAACAcgttactaaatccctcaaaactatttttaaataaatatattaataatgctcaatctCATCGTCATTGGCTTGagtagtgaatttgaagaaaagttcagtataagagtcagtgggtttgtacAATGctatttatttgcattataaaaaagcttatatatacaactgaaattttacacagatacttgcTATGCTatctgttttcattcatattttcacatcgagaccatatacattttttaatttagcgtatcaaattttgcttgtagacagttacacagaaactactatctctagcacattgtatttctggtttctagtgtatttttacatgaagaaagtgataagtattttagcttttttgtcaaggcattaattagaattttgacttttacgaacacaaaagtatttcagttaacgttgattcaactttaaatcttttcacaatcacaaaagaaatctatatgcaaaattcaggaggcaaaaatacatagaaaaaaCCTTGGTGATCTACTGGCCATTCAAGTCCGACGAAAAGTGCTTAGCGCCTAGACTAAACATGAAAATTAGATACAGGTATACTTAGTTTTTGCTGTAAATACAAGCCCTTGTAATACTTGGAGTAAGTTTGAATAGATGTGAGACACTGGATGAAGCGAGTAAGTATCTATATAACGAACGAAACAAGTTTCTTCGTGTTAATATCCCACAAGCACGTGACGATATTTTTACTAATAACTATATTTAACTAAACATTATTTCGTATTCTTAAACAAATatcatattttaacaatcaaTTGGTACGCGTTACTATTCATGAGCACGCGCTTTTCTCCATAATTTATAGCAAAACTAACCCGAGTGGAAAAATTTGCTGGTACTATAAGGCAAATCACCGTAGAACtttgttacattttagtaCGCTATTCTAAATTTATGTACGTTCGCGTACATTcgcgtaaattatttaaacaaaacttcaTCACACACTTGTAAGAGAACCTTTATTTCTTACCGCTATAATTAACTTAGTTTTTAGTAACGTTATCGGTCTTATATACCAACCATCAAAAAACTTAGCGCTTGCGAGAATGAAAAACCGGACGCCACCTGGGAGCGGATACGCaatcaatattattatttttggtatACTACATTTTCGTACGTTTGCATACGTCTACGTACGTTCGCGTACGTTCTCGaacatttttgtataatgcTGTAAAAAATGCTCGAAACGTAAATAAATCGTACGTAAACGTACGCGAACGTACGCGAACGTACACAAATGTACAACAGCGTactgaaattaaacaaaaatgtacaccttttattttcattcggGAACCTATAAAATACacatttgaaatattaataaatagttTATATATAGCGTATCAGCTAGTTTATAGTCGAaaaagtttatatatatatatatatatatataaacttttTCGACTATAAAACAAATCagtttacaatatatatacttaCTCCCACTCATTGCTCATTTTTCCAACAGGAAGCTTCAAATCGAGCGAACAATAAGTACTCGATCTCCATGAGCCGCCAGACTTCTCGCATGCCCAACCTATCAACATACGTACAATTTTTCTCACGCTTTTTGGGACTACTtaggtaatataataatacgcTGGCGCTGATGCGCGCattgaaaaatagtatattacgatacgtgtgacataAATCGTtctttttacacggcgcagttagcacccgagcgcagcgaggtaTTCGTGtataaagtagtccttatttgcaccgtgaggttagcgcacgagtgTAGCGAGTATGATAAACACGgcgcaaaaaaggactactttagtcacagataggcgtgacttaacagcggattttagccacactgtgctataaatcgaattaattaattgttcGTAACCGAATAATTTCAGCACTTGAACGAAGATGGCTTCACAAGATAGAAAGAGAGTAAGAAGgctgagcataaacaacagaGAATTGCTGTTTGCGGCAACAGACGGTAATTTAgaaaagatttaaaaactgatcGAGATGGTGACACCCCGTTACACTGGGCAGTCGagagtggaaataaaaaagtagTAGATTTTCTCACGACCAAGGGCGCGTCTGCAAAGCGTGTGAAAAAAGCGGGCGAATCTGAAAAACGAATCTCCTGTAGATGTTGGAAAGCGCATTGGACGACAAGATATAATTAAGATTTTGGAACCGCCATCACCGTCGAAAGCACTTAGACTACCTCAAGCCGAACAATCgccaaaaaaagtatttgaattGGACCTGACTCAAGGTTTAGTgccaaaatttcaaaataacgGTATTAATGCAAGTAACGACAAACAGCATGTAAAGCGGTTGAATAATCCCGTTCATGGTCACATTTACCAATTAAAAGTTCTTATGTTATTGGAGGATCGCGAGGAATCGCGCACAAGTATTTCTTTCGCTTAGGTTCTGAAATCAGAGATGCTAAAAAATTCGACGATTTGGTATTTGAGTATACCAAAGGGGACCAAAAAATATATCGCCTTCTTCAAGCTAAACATAAACTTGAcgaaatcaaaaaaattaccGCAGAAGATTTGTTGTACGTAAATAATGGCGACTATAGCTTAATGAAGTACTTTGTTTCTTACCTAGAGTCTAAAAAAGCGGAACTTCGATTTCGATATGAGAAGCTTAGAAAGTAATCGGATTCGCATTGAAGAGATAACAGATAAAGATGAAATTTCGGATGTTAAGAGTGATCGAAAAAAACCTATCCGCTACAAGTTTAACGCAAATATGATTGATTCGTTAAAACCTTCATTGCAAAACTATCCATTGCCTAGGTTGGCAAAAATTATCGAGTATTCGGATTATGACATAAGAGACTTTTTGAATCACCTCGTGTTCGCAGTTAATCAACCTAATGAAGATGAGTTAGGTTGCACCTTCAAAGATGAGATCAGTAAagaattcgattttttcacCGAAGACGTGTACAAGTTTTTTATAACGATGCTGGACTAGCTGCAAGCTAAAGGAAAGGGCTTGTTCTTATCATCAGAAGAAGGTAAACAATTTTTCGAAGAAATGAACAAAGGCATACAGTTCTGGTTCGATGTAAAACCCCCAACGGATTCGGTCACAGGAAGATCAAAGGAATTGAGCGATTTGCACAAGTTGCTGACCCTTAAGGGAAATTCCGGATCGTCTCAATTAGTGTGCGTAACTGGTCTTGGCGGAGTCGGTAAAAGTGAACTTGCCAAAAAGTACATATACCAATACAGCCAAGAATATGATAATAAAGTTGTATGGCTGAACGCTGAAAGTTACGAAAGTCTTGGCAAATAATTTCGTCGATTGGCGTGCGATCAATTGAGAACAAGCCTGAAGAATGCAGATAAcgaggaaaagaaaataaactcTGTAGTAGAGAATATGTACAGGTTCTTTTCCCAAAGAAAATGCCTCTTCGTTTTCGACAATGCAGAGAAATATAAAAGCCATGCCGAATACGACAATGGCATCGATAACTTTTTGCCAGCTGATCGCAAACGATTACACGTTCAAATCACATCCCAAAATCAAAACTGTGGTAAAGAGTCGTTGGCAGCTGCAAAGAAGaacaatttagaaaaattagaaaaattattagaaaaaagtGCGGACGCCAATGTCGCAGATGATGATGGAATAACACTATTGCACTATGCTCTTAACAATGACAATCTTAATATGGTAAAGGTGTTATTAAAGAATAAAGCTGATGTTActaaaattagtaaaaaaggtaataggAATTGCTTTTGAAGCATGTCAAACCGGAGAAGTTGTACGACTTTGTTAATACCAAAACCACTACTAGCGGCGCTACAGCACTTCAGGTTGCAGTGAAAAACGGTTCGTTGGATTTTGTTAGATTACTGTTAAAACATAATGCGATTCGTAACATCCTTAACCACAAATGTGAAACACCGCTATATGTGTCTACAAGTGAAAGCGTTGATCGTTTGCTTTATTATATTGAAGTGTTTTTTGAAGACGTTAAGAATTGAATGAAATGAATCCTGACGAATTGACAGCTATTTTGAACGCTCGTGATCTAAGAGGAAACACACTGCTGCAGGTGTCAATTATAAATAAGCATAAAAGTATTTCAAGtggattattaaaatttatgaaaacgTAAATGAGTTTCCATAAAATGTAAATCATCTTACAACCGCTAAATAGATTGTTGCACATGTTTTTCATCGAGAAACGACAGTgtatgattttcatattttttactaaGTGTTAATAAAACTtgtattttacataaaaaaatatttatgtaactTAAATATTTCCTACGCCCTCCTTTGTCAAAAATTTGAAGTTATTAGTTTATCATTGGATAATATATGTGACTTCCCGGCAAAATGatttaaggggtcaagcctgggttaaatcctgtaaaaaaaacaaaaagatattctttttaccaataagttttttatttgatgtaatttgaaaaaaaaaattctatcgaaaatatacaaaatatacaccatttccCTACtcaaaaaaagagaggaatcaTTCTATTCGTTCTCTGATTGGTTGTCGATTGGCCAATAAGATTACGAGATGGATGGCGGGACACGCGTGATAATTTGTttctaacctataaaaatgtttaatataaaGCAGAGCGCGCAACAAATTTGTTGCtatcaatatttaatttatattttttagaaatgtctctcGATCAGTCTGAgtgggcatgtttaaggtacattttaagcccggatagagtaaagaagacggtccggatctttcagaaagccgtggcaagtgactacaaacacttatttatatagtgaaatgtcatgaattttggtcagtgattttacaattatatacatgttttttttgcgataaaaatggtgtatattttatatatttttgatagaattttttttcaatccttttttttcttaaaaaaatgatggcctttgttgtgaagcatttaatacgtgttTCTGATTGGTTgttggttggttgcctaggcaacgagatcagaaccgcgctttaaattcataaccctcaaaacagtcataacttaTAACCccggtagaaatgtttgaggtgtttaaaataaaatgtggaaaccttgatagcagataaaatatatgtaatataactagcaagaaattttagtaaaaattaatcattaccaagagtgtgtagtattacaacatgcgtattgaaaagtggcaccctataatcctatttgaagtagtaataaagtgtgtgaatatcaTTTTCATAACACGTGCATCGGAAACGCGCTTTTCGCCTGCCAAAAAGTGGATCGAGAGTTTTTCTAGCCGTCCATAGGAGAAGTGTaggtggaaaaaattcactcGGGAAAAATCATAGTGAAAAAATTTGGAGACCTTCTTCAGATTTTACAGCCCATAATGAGGGGAAGATAATCCATGGAGGAAGGGTCGAGGATGAGGCTGCCGGTCAAGGGGCAATAAACTTGCTATCCGCATACAAAACATAGTTTACTAAATTTCTGTATAAACAACGAAATCAAAAATtgtcaaacaaaattttaataaatgaataatgCTGATTTAAAGCAAATTTGAATGACAAAAATCGGATAAGATTTACTCAATGCTTTCGCAGTACTAAAATAGGCCAATACTAAGCATTTTTTATCGTTCAAAATTCGTTGGCATCCGATAGGTTTGTCtacaaatattaatttataaacaataagcaatttttatttggttatttcataaataaaaagagacATTAGTTGTGACGGCCGGCGTGCtggaaattattaaaaattttttcatttttcacatgtttatttttatacaaaaacttGAATATTTGAGTTATAGTTtttaagtaattaataaacgtagaaaatattaatcgtaatatatatattatttgtttaaccTAATGGGCTTAAGTCCGGTTAACGCGACATTCGATGGGTGCAGAATCCAATCCACTGATTTAAGAATTTTGCTTCCAAGTAATCAGTGGCGATGCGTGAAGTGATTGATAATGTATGGatactatatttatattaattagtTTTTCTATAAATGAGAAGAGACATTTTTTAGACAATTGGCGTGCTGGTCTCTGGTCGGCGGCATTGAGCGTAATCTTTTTTATGACGCTGGCTTGTAGGGCCAGCACTCTTTACAGACATACCTTTATTTCTTCTACCTagtgtaaattattttacggACTATTCTTGCCTTTTCAGAAAactgcattttcaaaaataaaagtttgtcGAAATAGGTGACAATTTCAAGAGCAATTGGTTTAAGCTAGAACATGCATCACGTACGCTATCGGGATTTCCCAAATCCCCGTGAAAATGTCTACCTTTACTGTGCAGAGATGTTGACAATATGCTGTTTTATTGCATTGTTAGCGACAAACTGGACAGATAGCCAAGAACTCATTCAGTCTGTAGTTCCCGGTTCTCCAGAACACATCGCGCGTATTTTCTTAGCAATCCACGTCTTTGCTTTCGTCCAAAATGGTTAACGCAGTTTATACTTTGCAAGAGCGTATTTCGTTTGTGATGTATTATTTTAGCGGACTTAGTGTTGATCAGGTCAGGGCCCATTTCGCTGCCGAATTCTCTAATCGACCTGTGCCAGCTGTATCTACAATACGTGAAATAGTCTAAAAATTTAGAGAAACTGGTTGCGTAAATATTGGCCATACCAAGTGTTCGATTCCAACAAAACAATTACCGGAAGAAAAACAAGTTCAAATCTGTGCTTACGTTGAAAACGAATCACAAAGTTCGATCAGACGCATAGCTACAGATCTCAGAGTTAGCAAATCATCAGTTCGAAAACAGTTGAGTAAACAACGGTATGCTCCGTACAAGCCGCAAAGACATCAACAATTAATGCAAGGTGATGAAGACCGCAGAATTACTTTCTGCGAGCGATTGATGGAAGATTGGACAATTTTATCTGCACTTCTGATGAATGTACGTTTTTTTTACCCAAGCTCCTAATCGGCAAAATTTACGATATTGGAGCACGACCAACGAGCACAGCTAACTGCTGAAATATACCACCATGCTGAACTATACCATGCAGCCACTACGGGAAAGAATAGTACCTGCGATACAGAATCTAGAGCGAGAACTAGGggtaaataattttacatctagtttattttttatcataaatacATTCAAAAGTCTACGAAAATCATTCAAGTCAGAGCGTgcaaaaactaaataaaaacttgattttaaattttcccaTAGGTATAACAGGCTAGTGTTATAATcagcatttttcatttattaaaattttgtttgacaATGTTTGATTTCGTTGTTTATACAGAAATTTAGTAAACTATGTTTTGTATGGATAGCAAGTTTATTGCCCCTTGACCGGCAGCCTCATCCTCGACCCTTCCTCCATGGATTATCTTCCCCTCATTATGGGCTGTAAAATCCGAAGAAGGTCTCCAAATTTTTTCAGTATGATTTTTCCCGGGTAAATTTTTTCCACCTACACTTCTCCTATGGACGGCTAGATGGAGGACACCTGGTATATGTAGGGGAGAGTGGGCATAGCGTGGCAGGCAGGTTGGTTTGGCACCTCGATATTTTAATGattaattgatattttgaaACAAATTATTGTGAACatctaaacaaaaatacttctAGTTTTTATCTCTGAAATAGTGTCGAAAAAGAAAGTCCaactaattaattaaacgagcTAGAAATTTGCGGCCGAAATAATAGCTTGGCTTCATTAATCATTTAACTGTGCACATCGCGAAAAAAGAATGAATCCGTTTGAAATAAAgtttatttgataatttatatttacaacttttacgCCTTGCTTGATTTTTTGTCTTGCGGCGCTTAATAATTGTGTATTaacaatttgaaaaaaacattGAAAATTGGTCATGCGTGGCACCGAGGATGGGGCACGAGTGGCCGTTGCGCGGCGGTGTACGGCGGTATATACCGGTAATACAGAACATGACAGAACGCGTGCTCTACGTGCCCCGACCTCTGCCACCTGTGCCCCACATCGCGGGGCATGCAGAACATTTTTGAGTTTTCGTATTTATAAACAACTGCAGCTtcatttaacttttttcatcAACCGATTTCGTTTTATGGTGTCATTATCTATTGAGTTTACTTATTGTCATTATTAATAACTCCTAATTAAAGgctaaaaattgaaataaaggTAAGGTGCCACTACTGCCCCACCTTCCCCTACATAatatgacagtatgtacaagcatgctgtactgactgactttgtgttgttcaagtgcaattactgtgtgaaaagtgtcatcgatgctCAAAGTCCCgaatgatgaggtttgcacaggtatttcaatctcatcagtatgcaagccagttactctcaaccaccaaatctcataatcatggtaaatccatgatattaaaagtggatgtctgttcttttgcgtTAAGACTTGTTCGATTATTTAGAAATAGACTGCcatatcagtttttacttaacagtcttggtttggcttttcaccctgaaccctatggctttggcgtcaaaaaatacaggtgggtctatacatgaaagttgaattcatatcagctagaatgaattcaactcaatatattgttaCGACATGCCAATATaaattaagttgcaaaatttcagccctctaggtatgatagttttca
The sequence above is drawn from the Nasonia vitripennis strain AsymCx chromosome 4, Nvit_psr_1.1, whole genome shotgun sequence genome and encodes:
- the LOC107981464 gene encoding uncharacterized protein LOC107981464, which codes for MSQIKRKTNFYSEETENTILQEMEEGKTLALVARENGIRESTIHGWQDKRAQSGVNAKLVKAKRRLNYASQCRDDKADAASTSPIPGDQPTSASTAKSSLIQEQSTNLWEAEINGLVALYKLKHGDDKYLPKYIANLWHHPRFKNSSV
- the LOC103315770 gene encoding BRCA1-associated RING domain protein 1-like; the protein is MYRFFSQRKCLFVFDNAEKYKSHAEYDNGIDNFLPADRKRLHVQITSQNQNCGKESLAAAKKNNLEKLEKLLEKSADANVADDDGITLLHYALNNDNLNMHVKPEKLYDFVNTKTTTSGATALQVAVKNGSLDFVRLLLKHNAIRNILNHKCETPLYVSTSESVDRLLYYIEVFFEDVKN